Proteins found in one Brachyspira murdochii DSM 12563 genomic segment:
- a CDS encoding tetratricopeptide repeat protein: MNIIEQINQLHENDEHEKIIEIITAISNEERDSELFSMLARAYNNIGKYDEALDNLMYIREEGIDDALWNYRVGYAYYYKGEKEKAENYFKKAYDLDNEDTDAYNFYMLCSEDRDDGINFEERVNRFWKWFEENEKVILDFIDKKSDMSSDEIIEFVSKGVSLISSNLQFNFGGNYEFTFTVEGKEYLFYLTPRIVAAMPEKLKSKWKFSPYMQKQDIDNSNFIIYNKDLSFKEILVSAEYDDNTNFFNLKFYNKKLNELEEYYAYNAFYIMLEHAVGENILKLYLLGNVEKSDKKLDNMIELPKLYDFITDTLKSKNKDIIADPINRYTVYECKPTDNFFREDIFIGNTCYMELISDYANYNIDAVVNISKMGARAVYLAYVFADNKDNNFEDEDINKKLLDERNKITDELESIMGEKGSGKEIGVVLGNAFGVVSGYIDLLLYNQDEFIKRAQEVLKNYNYKFRLLKFRQYSDIIKTFNEDIN, translated from the coding sequence ATGAATATAATTGAACAAATAAATCAATTGCATGAAAATGATGAACATGAAAAGATTATTGAGATTATAACTGCAATCTCAAATGAAGAAAGAGACAGTGAACTTTTTAGTATGCTTGCAAGAGCTTATAATAATATTGGAAAATATGATGAAGCATTAGATAATTTAATGTATATAAGAGAAGAAGGCATTGATGATGCTTTATGGAATTATAGGGTAGGATATGCTTATTATTATAAAGGTGAAAAAGAAAAAGCAGAAAATTATTTTAAAAAGGCTTATGATTTAGATAATGAAGATACAGATGCTTATAATTTTTATATGCTTTGTTCAGAAGACAGAGATGATGGTATCAATTTTGAAGAGAGAGTTAATAGATTTTGGAAATGGTTTGAAGAAAATGAGAAAGTTATATTAGATTTTATAGATAAAAAATCTGATATGTCATCAGATGAAATAATTGAATTTGTTTCTAAAGGGGTGTCTTTAATATCTAGCAATTTGCAGTTTAATTTTGGCGGTAATTATGAGTTTACATTCACTGTAGAAGGTAAGGAATATTTGTTTTATCTTACTCCTAGGATAGTAGCCGCTATGCCTGAGAAATTAAAAAGCAAATGGAAATTTTCTCCTTATATGCAAAAACAAGATATAGATAATTCTAATTTTATAATATATAATAAAGATTTAAGCTTTAAAGAAATTTTAGTATCTGCAGAATATGATGATAATACTAATTTTTTTAATTTGAAATTCTATAATAAAAAATTAAATGAATTAGAAGAATATTATGCATATAATGCTTTTTATATAATGCTTGAGCATGCAGTAGGTGAGAATATATTAAAATTATATTTATTAGGAAATGTTGAAAAAAGTGATAAAAAACTTGATAACATGATAGAGCTTCCAAAACTTTATGACTTTATAACAGATACTTTAAAAAGTAAAAATAAAGATATTATTGCAGATCCTATCAATAGATATACAGTTTATGAGTGTAAACCTACAGACAATTTCTTTAGAGAAGATATATTCATTGGAAATACTTGTTATATGGAGCTTATTAGTGATTATGCTAATTATAATATAGATGCGGTTGTTAATATTTCAAAAATGGGAGCAAGAGCTGTATATTTAGCCTATGTATTTGCTGATAATAAAGATAATAATTTTGAAGATGAAGATATAAATAAAAAACTCCTTGATGAAAGAAATAAAATTACAGATGAGCTTGAAAGTATTATGGGTGAAAAGGGAAGCGGTAAAGAAATAGGTGTAGTATTGGGTAATGCATTTGGGGTAGTTAGCGGATATATAGATTTGCTTTTATACAATCAAGATGAGTTTATAAAGAGAGCTCAAGAAGTATTAAAGAATTATAATTATAAATTTAGACTTCTCAAATTCAGACAGTATTCAGATATTATAAAAACTTTTAATGAAGATATTAATTAG
- a CDS encoding flavin reductase family protein, translating into MEKINLPKASKITSPNPVAIVCTQKPDGSTNLAAVSWYTYLSYNPNMIAYAMSKSSYSGELVRENKKVIITIPSENIKEIVMKCGMYSGRDIDKISKFTIEMQDIPTSRIKVPLHSAAAIQCILKEYIETGDHYLYICDVEEVYADDKEKAVFSWEGYTKISSAKEA; encoded by the coding sequence ATGGAAAAAATAAATTTACCTAAAGCCTCAAAAATTACTTCTCCGAATCCTGTGGCAATAGTATGTACTCAGAAACCTGATGGCAGTACAAATCTGGCAGCTGTATCTTGGTATACTTATCTATCTTATAATCCAAATATGATAGCTTATGCAATGTCTAAAAGTTCTTACAGCGGTGAATTAGTTAGAGAAAATAAAAAAGTTATAATTACAATTCCAAGTGAGAATATTAAAGAAATAGTTATGAAATGCGGTATGTATAGCGGAAGAGATATTGATAAAATATCAAAATTTACAATAGAAATGCAGGATATTCCTACAAGCAGAATAAAAGTTCCTCTGCATAGTGCTGCTGCAATACAGTGCATATTAAAAGAGTATATTGAAACAGGAGATCATTATTTATATATATGTGATGTCGAAGAAGTGTATGCTGATGATAAAGAAAAGGCCGTATTTTCTTGGGAGGGCTACACTAAAATATCATCTGCTAAAGAGGCATAA
- the gdhA gene encoding NADP-specific glutamate dehydrogenase → MNEQLEAIYNKIVKRNPGEVEFHQAVKEVLSTLEVVLKKKPHYVEQKIIERMCEPERQIMFRVPWMDDKGEIHVNRGFRVQFSSVIGPYKGGLRFHPSVYLGIIKFLSFEQIFKNALTGLPIGGGKGGSDFDPKGKSDNEVMRFCQSFMTELQRHIGYDIDVPAGDIGVGGREIGYLFGQYKRLKNRFEPGVLTGKGLGYGGSLVRTEATGYGLVYFTDLMLKTNGKNGFEGKKVVVSGSGNVAIYAMQKAAQLGAKVVACSDSNGVIYDENGINLDTVKRLKEVERKRIKEYASAHSSAKYIENGNIWDIACDIAMPCATQNELNAKSAETLVKNGCISVTEGANMPATPEAVEIFQKAGVLFAPGKATNAGGVATSALEMQQNASMDKWDFDYTDNKLKNIMTNIHNTCYQTAEEYGFKGDYLKGANIAGFVKVADIMIPYGLV, encoded by the coding sequence TGAACAATTAGAAGCTATTTATAACAAAATAGTAAAAAGAAATCCTGGTGAAGTAGAATTTCACCAAGCAGTAAAAGAAGTATTAAGCACTTTAGAAGTTGTATTAAAGAAAAAACCTCATTATGTTGAACAAAAAATAATTGAGAGAATGTGCGAACCTGAAAGACAAATAATGTTCAGAGTACCTTGGATGGACGATAAAGGCGAAATACATGTAAACAGAGGATTCCGTGTTCAGTTCTCAAGTGTAATAGGACCTTACAAAGGCGGGCTTCGTTTTCACCCATCTGTTTATTTAGGTATCATCAAATTTTTAAGTTTTGAGCAAATATTTAAAAATGCTCTTACAGGCTTACCTATAGGCGGAGGTAAAGGTGGTTCTGACTTTGACCCTAAAGGAAAAAGTGATAATGAAGTTATGCGTTTCTGCCAAAGCTTTATGACTGAACTTCAAAGACATATAGGTTATGATATTGATGTACCTGCTGGTGATATAGGAGTTGGCGGAAGAGAAATAGGTTATTTATTCGGACAGTATAAAAGACTTAAAAACAGATTTGAGCCGGGTGTATTAACAGGTAAAGGTTTAGGATACGGCGGTTCTTTAGTACGTACTGAAGCTACTGGATATGGACTTGTATATTTTACTGACCTTATGCTTAAAACTAATGGTAAAAATGGTTTTGAAGGTAAAAAAGTAGTTGTTTCTGGTTCTGGTAACGTTGCTATATACGCTATGCAGAAAGCTGCCCAATTAGGTGCTAAAGTTGTTGCTTGTTCTGACTCTAACGGAGTTATTTATGATGAAAACGGCATTAATTTAGACACTGTTAAACGCTTAAAAGAAGTAGAAAGAAAAAGAATCAAAGAATATGCTTCTGCTCATTCTTCTGCTAAATATATAGAAAACGGAAATATTTGGGATATTGCCTGTGATATTGCTATGCCTTGTGCTACTCAAAACGAACTTAATGCTAAAAGTGCTGAAACATTAGTAAAAAATGGCTGTATATCTGTTACTGAAGGAGCTAACATGCCTGCTACTCCTGAAGCTGTTGAAATATTCCAAAAAGCCGGAGTATTGTTCGCACCTGGAAAAGCTACAAATGCCGGCGGTGTTGCTACTTCTGCTTTGGAAATGCAGCAAAATGCTTCTATGGATAAATGGGATTTTGATTATACTGATAATAAACTTAAAAACATTATGACTAACATACATAATACTTGTTATCAAACTGCTGAAGAATACGGATTTAAAGGCGACTATTTGAAAGGTGCTAATATAGCTGGTTTTGTTAAAGTAGCTGATATAATGATACCTTACGGTTTAGTTTAA